One segment of Alnus glutinosa chromosome 2, dhAlnGlut1.1, whole genome shotgun sequence DNA contains the following:
- the LOC133860272 gene encoding uncharacterized protein LOC133860272, with product MAAQSSNARKDQDVWKHLWAMSVPTAVKNFAWRACHEVLPIRVNLKKRKIVEVATCPCYEAAEETLIHAIWACPAAQDVWGSHLSYFHKCSWVVLSFRELFAKGLQFFPREIVELMTVVAQHPDETYRGALKSLEVYRMCKQIEIIRQPSMEQVPHIAAWCPPPQGTVKINYDAALDTQQGYVGVEIVARDHMGISEPCPEIYGASKDYRVHGSSWSCHIQ from the exons ATGGCTGCTCAAAGCTCTAATGCACGCAAGGATCAGGATGTTTGGAAGCATTTATGGGCTATGTCAGTGCCGACTGCAGTGAAGAATTTTGCATGGAGAGCATGCCATGAGGTGCTGCCTATTCGTGTtaatctaaagaaaagaaagatagtGGAGGTAGCTACCTGTCCTTGCTATGAAGCTGCAGAAGAAACTTTAATTCATGCTATTTGGGCTTGTCCAGCAGCTCAAGATGTGTGGGGTTCTCATTTATCTTATTTCCACAAGTGTAGTTGGGTAGTTTTGTCCTTTAGGGAACTCTTTGCCAAAGGATTGCAGTTTTTTCCTAGAGAGATTGTGGAGCTTATGACTGTGGTGGCACAG CATCCAGATGAAACTTATAGAGGAGCTTTGAAGTCTTTGGAAGTTTATCGGATGTGCAAGCAGATAGAAATCATAAGGCAACCGAGTATGGAACAAGTTCCTCATATTGCAGCCTGGTGTCCTCCTCCTCAAGGTACTGTgaagattaattatgatgctgcTCTAGACACACAACAGGGTTATGTTGGAGTGGAGATTGTTGCTCGGGATCATATGGGTATATCGGAGCCTTGTCCAGAGATTTATGGTGCAAGCAAAGATTACAGAGTCCATGGCAGCTCTTGGAGCTGTCATATTCAGTAA
- the LOC133860988 gene encoding receptor-like protein kinase HSL1 yields MFPLLLFLLLLSVSPPATQSLNQDGLFLQQVKRSLSDPTDSLASWNDRDDTPCSWSGITCKNVSVTSVNLSNFLLAGTFPTILCRLPSLSYLSLYDNLINSTLPPDLSACKDLQYLNLSQNLLVGRIPETLSQIQNLRSLDLSGNNFSGEIPPSFGEFRHLETLNLIENLLNGSIPISLGNISSLKELMLAYNPLSPSPIPSELGNLTSLEVLWLARCNLVGQIPPSLGGLTRLTNLDLSLNRLTGSIPSSITKLKSLVQLELYNNSLSGELPSGTSNMTSLLRLDASMNELTGTIPGELCGLSLESLNLYENRFEGSLHENITRSAKLNELKLFNNKLSGPLPSQLGRNSPLQYVDLSYNGFTGQIPTHLCEKGVLEDLLLIYNSFSGKIPESLGKCQSLGRVRLKHNKLSGTVPETFWGLPHVYLLELEDNSLSGNIATTISGAHNLSLLSISKNLFSGLIPEEIGALSNLVEFSGSENRLTGRIPGSIVKLSELGKLDLRDNELSGEIPVGIRAWRKLNELSLANNTLSGEIPGEIGSLPVLNYLDLSGNLFSGKIPLELQNLKLNLLNLSDNRLSGDLPPLYANKNYRSSFVGNPGLCGDLPDLCPSVGGRSKNQGSLWILRSIFMLAGVVFVVGVVWLYCKYRTFKKNKKGIAMSKWRSFHKLGFSEFEIIDTLNEENVIGTGASGKVYKVVLSNGEVVAVKKLWGGAKKEDGSATDSERDGFEAEVETLGKIRHKNIVRLWCCYDTGDCKLLVYEFMPNGSLGDLLHSGKGGSLNWPTRYKIALDAAEGLSYLHHDCVPPIVHRDVKSNNILLDGELRARVADFGVAKAVAAASKGVEAMSGIAGSCGYIAPEYAYTLHVNEKSDIYSFGVVILELVTGRFPVDPEFGEKDLVKWVYTTVDQKGVDHVIDTKLGSEYKEEISKVVDIGLLCTSPLPINRPSMRKVVKLLQEAGAESRSKMVAKKDGKLSPYYYEEASDQGARV; encoded by the exons atGTTTCCACTACtactcttcctcctcctcctctcagtCTCTCCTCCGGCGACTCAGTCTCTGAACCAAGACGGCCTTTTTCTGCAGCAAGTCAAGCGCAGTCTCTCCGACCCGACCGACTCTCTCGCCTCCTGGAACGACCGCGACGACACACCATGCAGCTGGAGCGGCATCACCTGCAAAAACGTCAGCGTCACCTCCGTCAACCTCTCCAACTTTCTGCTCGCCGGGACGTTCCCGACCATCCTCTGCCGCCTCCCCTCTCTCTCCTACCTCTCTCTCTACGACAACCTCATCAACTCCACCCTCCCCCCCGATCTCTCCGCGTGTAAAGACCTCCAGTACCTCAATCTGTCGCAGAACCTCCTCGTGGGCCGCATCCCGGAGACCCTCTCTCAAATCCAGAATCTCCGGTCTTTGGACCTCTCCGGGAACAACTTTTCCGGCGAGATTCCTCCGAGTTTCGGAGAGTTTCGGCATCTCGAAACGCTCAACCTGATTGAGAACCTTCTGAACGGTTCGATACCCATTTCTCTCGGCAACATTTCGAGTCTGAAGGAGCTTATGCTTGCTTACAACCCGCTCTCGCCGAGTCCGATACCGAGTGAACTCGGCAACCTGACGAGTCTCGAGGTGCTATGGCTCGCTAGGTGTAACCTCGTGGGTCAGATTCCGCCGAGTCTTGGCGGCCTGACTCGCCTGACAAACCTCGATTTATCTTTGAACCGACTCACTGGGTCAATCCCGAGCTCGATCACAAAGTTGAAAAGTCTAGTCCAGCTTGAGCTATATAACAACTCGCTTTCTGGCGAGTTGCCGTCGGGGACGTCGAACATGACATCGTTGTTGAGGCTCGACGCGTCGATGAACGAGTTGACTGGGACGATTCCGGGGGAGTTGTGTGGCTTGTCCCTCGAGTCACTGAACCTGTACGAGAATCGCTTCGAAGGGTCTCTACACGAGAACATAACTCGGTCAGCAAAGTTGAACGAACTCAAGCTCTTCAACAACAAACTCAGTGGCCCATTACCGAGTCAACTCGGCAGGAACTCGCCGTTGCAGTACGTTGACCTTTCGTACAATGGATTTACCGGTCAAATTCCAACCCATTTGTGTGAAAAGGGTGTGTTGGAAGACCTCCTTTTGATATACAATTCGTTTTCCGGGAAAATTCCTGAGAGTCTGGGAAAATGCCAGAGCTTAGGCCGGGTTCGGTTGAAGCACAATAAGCTTTCGGGCACAGTTCCTGAAACATTCTGGGGATTACCCCATGTCTATTTGCTTGAGCTTGAAGACAATTCGCTGTCTGGAAACATTGCTACAACGATTTCCGGTGCACATAATCTGTCTTTGTTGTCGATTTCCAAAAACCTGTTTTCAGGGTTGATACCTGAGGAGATAGGGGCGCTGAGCAATCTTGTTGAGTTTTCGGGTAGCGAAAATAGGCTTACAGGTCGAATTCCGGGGAGTATTGTGAAGTTGAGTGAATTGGGCAAGCTTGATCTTCGTGATAATGAGCTTTCTGGGGAGATTCCGGTGGGAATTCGAGCTTGGAGGAAGCTCAATGAGCTTAGTTTGGCGAACAATACGTTATCCGGCGAAATCCCAGGTGAAATTGGGAGCTTGCCGGTGCTTAATTATCTTGATCTTTCTGGGAACCTCTTTTCCGGGAAAATCCCACTGGAATTGCAAAATCTGAAGCTCAATTTGCTCAACTTATCGGATAACAGGCTGTCCGGTGACCTCCCTCCTCTTTATGCTAATAAAAATTACAGGAGTAGCTTCGTCGGCAATCCGGGCTTGTGTGGCGACCTTCCTGATCTTTGTCCTAGCGTAGGTGGAAGAAGCAAGAACCAGGGCAGTTTGTGGATTCTTCGATCCATCTTTATGCTCGCCGgcgttgtttttgttgttggtgTCGTATGGTTGTATTGCAAGTATCGGACATtcaagaagaacaagaaaggaaTTGCTATGTCCAAGTGGAGGTCGTTCCACAAGCTTGGTTTCAGCGAATTTGAAATTATCGATACCCTCAATGAAGAGAATGTGATCGGGACCGGAGCTTCCGGGAAGGTTTACAAGGTTGTGCTTAGCAATGGGGAGGTGGTGGCGGTGAAGAAGCTATGGGGAGGAGCGAAGAAGGAGGATGGCAGTGCTACTGATTCGGAGAGAGATGGGTTCGAAGCTGAAGTTGAAACGTTGGGGAAGATCAGGCACAAGAATATTGTGAGGCTATGGTGTTGCTATGACACCGGCGATTGCAAGCTTCTGGTCTATGAATTCATGCCCAATGGAAGCTTGGGGGATTTGCTGCATAGCGGCAAGGGAGGGTCGTTGAATTGGCCGACAAGGTATAAGATTGCTCTCGACGCGGCTGAAGGGCTGTCGTATTTGCATCATGATTGTGTTCCTCCCATTGTTCATAGGGACGTGAAATCAAACAACATATTGTTGGATGGAGAGTTGAGAGCCAGAGTTGCAGATTTCGGAGTTGCTAAGGCTGTTGCAGCAGCCAGCAAAGGGGTGGAAGCCATGTCTGGCATCGCAGGCTCCTGTGGTTACATTGCTCCAG AATATGCTTACACGCTTCATGTGAATGAGAAGAGCGACATATACAGTTTCGGAGTGGTGATTTTGGAGTTGGTGACAGGAAGGTTCCCAGTTGATCCAGAATTCGGAGAAAAAGACTTGGTGAAATGGGTGTACACCACCGTGGACCAGAAGGGAGTCGACCATGTAATCGACACCAAACTGGGTTCTGAGTACAAGGAAGAGATCAGCAAAGTTGTCGACATCGGCCTTCTTTGCACCAGCCCGCTTCCAATCAACCGCCCGTCGATGCGGAAGGTGGTTAAGTTGCTCCAGGAGGCAGGGGCAGAGAGCAGGTCCAAGATGGTGGCTAAGAAGGATGGGAAGCTCTCCCCTTATTACTATGAAGAGGCCTCTGATCAAGGAGCTAGGGTTTAA